GCTGTAAATTTGTTAGGAAAATTTGTTCGTTATTTTTATAAATTTGCTCTTTTTCGAGATTTATCTTAATTTCTTTGTTTAGCATTAAAAAGCTTGTCTCTTGGCTAGGAGACAGCATATCGATACTATCGAGCAAAACGCTTGTTTTAATAGGCTTAAATAATATAGCAGAACTTCCGCCGTGAAAATTTTTTAAAATTTTAGAATAGACTTTTTTGTTTTTTGCTAAAAATATAAATTTTTGATTCGGCGAGATGGATGAAATATTAAAGAAATCAATTTCTTCTTTACTCTCAAATAAAGGGTCCAGATCGATAATTACGACATCTAAATTTGTATTGCAATTAAGATAAAAATTCAAAAAGTAATCAAAATTTATAAAATATAAATTTAAAAATTTATCTTTATGTAGCTTTATTTTTTCAATTAAATTCTTGTCATCGCAAACAACTAACACACAGAGCTTTTGAAGCCTTTTTATTCTTGATGTAATTTAAAATCCTTATAAG
The uncultured Campylobacter sp. DNA segment above includes these coding regions:
- a CDS encoding helix-turn-helix domain-containing protein, whose product is MLVVCDDKNLIEKIKLHKDKFLNLYFINFDYFLNFYLNCNTNLDVVIIDLDPLFESKEEIDFFNISSISPNQKFIFLAKNKKVYSKILKNFHGGSSAILFKPIKTSVLLDSIDMLSPSQETSFLMLNKEIKINLEKEQIYKNNEQIFLTNLQHKLILLLAQNVNNITTFSMIEEVVYHDKMSSKIAMQNLVGVLKRNLNLDIKNVHSKGYILYSY